The following are encoded in a window of Impatiens glandulifera chromosome 5, dImpGla2.1, whole genome shotgun sequence genomic DNA:
- the LOC124938787 gene encoding E3 ubiquitin ligase BIG BROTHER-related-like gives MADPSLPAATNIKYIDEDEEERNEVDVHIFIDEESENDDEDQSLGMEDLSVSEDEEDQSLSEDEEDLSVSEYDEYQSLSEDGEEEDEEDLLVSEDGEEEEEQEEDIVGGSGGDTVVFVEGKQACEMGGNGGEASSSQAGTTGGGPCRRELDACPICMDAFHSVDDHQICCLPCGHLYGLSCITRWLKKHKQNVPFALVLNATKYARLKM, from the exons ATGGCGGATCCTAGTTTACCTGCCGCAACTAACATTAAGTATATcgacgaagacgaagaagaaagaaatgaagTCGATGTACACATTTTCATAGACGAAGAAAGCGAAAACGATGACGAAGATCAATCACTAGGCATGGAAGATCTATCAGTAAGCGAGGATGAAGAAGATCAATCACTAAGCGAGGATGAAGAAGATCTATCAGTAAGCGAGTATGACGAATATCAATCACTAAGCGAGGATggcgaagaagaagacgaagaagatCTATTAGTAAGCGAGGAtggcgaagaagaagaagagcaagaagAGGATATCGTGGGTGGTAGCGGTGGAGATACTGTTGTTTTTGTGGAAGGAAAACAGGCATGTGAGATGGGTGGAAATGGAGGAGAGGCGTCCTCATCACAGGCTGGGACTACAGGCGGGGGACCGTGTAGAAGAGAATTGGACGCTTGCCCTATTTGTATGGATGCATTTCACAGTGTTGACGACCATCAAATCTG TTGTCTTCCTTGTGGGCATTTATATGGTTTGTCCTGCATCACGAGATGGCTGAAAAAACATAAACAGAATGTGCCATTTGCACT TGTCCTCAATGCAACAAAATATGCACGTTTAAAGATGTGA